From the genome of Streptomyces sp. NBC_01116, one region includes:
- a CDS encoding M16 family metallopeptidase — protein MPMGHTATAQAGSGGLTATEHRLANGLRVVLSEDHLTPVAAVCLWYDVGSRHEVKGRTGLAHLFEHLMFQGSGQVKGNGHFELVQGAGGSLNGTTSFERTNYFETMPTHQVELALWLEADRMGSLLAALDEESMENQRDVVKNERRQRYDNVPYGTAFEKLTALSYPEGHPYHHTPIGSMADLDAATLEDARAFFRTYYAPNNAVISVVGDIDPEQTLAWIEKYFGSIPSHDGKRPPRDGTLPGIIGEQLREVVHEEVPARALMAAYRLPHDGTRACDAADLALTVLGGGESSRLHNRLVRRDRTAVAAGFGLLRLAGAPSLGWLDVKTSGGVEVETIEAAVDEELARFAAEGPTPEEMERAQAQLEREWLDRLGTVAGRADELCRYAVLFGDPQLALSAVGRVLDVTAEEVRAAAEAALRPDNRAVLVYEPIEPADEADGSDEGATGTEGTDAHEGADK, from the coding sequence ATGCCCATGGGTCACACGGCCACCGCACAGGCCGGCTCCGGCGGCTTGACAGCGACCGAGCACCGCCTGGCCAACGGCCTGCGTGTGGTGCTCTCCGAGGACCATCTGACCCCGGTCGCCGCGGTCTGCCTCTGGTACGACGTCGGCTCGCGCCACGAGGTCAAGGGGCGCACCGGTCTGGCTCACCTTTTCGAGCACCTGATGTTCCAGGGCTCGGGCCAGGTCAAGGGGAACGGTCACTTCGAGCTCGTCCAGGGGGCCGGCGGCTCGCTCAACGGGACGACCAGCTTCGAGCGGACCAACTACTTCGAGACCATGCCCACCCACCAGGTGGAGCTCGCGCTCTGGCTGGAAGCCGACCGGATGGGCTCCCTCCTCGCCGCGCTCGACGAGGAGTCCATGGAGAACCAGCGCGACGTCGTCAAGAACGAGCGCCGCCAGCGTTACGACAACGTGCCCTACGGCACCGCGTTCGAGAAGCTGACCGCCCTCTCCTACCCCGAGGGCCACCCGTACCACCACACCCCGATCGGCTCCATGGCCGACCTGGACGCGGCCACGCTGGAGGACGCCCGCGCGTTCTTCCGTACGTACTACGCGCCCAACAACGCGGTGATCTCGGTGGTCGGCGACATCGACCCCGAGCAGACCCTCGCCTGGATCGAGAAGTACTTCGGCTCCATCCCCTCCCACGACGGCAAGCGGCCGCCGCGCGACGGGACGCTCCCCGGCATCATCGGCGAGCAGCTGCGCGAAGTGGTCCACGAGGAGGTGCCGGCACGCGCCCTGATGGCCGCCTACCGCCTCCCCCACGACGGCACCCGCGCCTGTGACGCCGCCGACCTGGCGCTCACCGTGCTGGGCGGCGGCGAGTCCTCCCGGCTGCACAACCGCCTGGTCCGCCGCGACCGTACGGCGGTGGCGGCCGGTTTCGGGCTGCTGCGGCTCGCCGGCGCGCCCTCGCTGGGCTGGCTGGACGTGAAGACGTCCGGCGGTGTCGAGGTGGAGACGATCGAGGCCGCGGTCGACGAGGAGCTGGCCCGGTTCGCCGCCGAGGGGCCCACCCCCGAGGAAATGGAGCGGGCCCAGGCGCAGTTGGAGCGCGAGTGGCTGGACCGGCTCGGCACGGTCGCCGGCCGCGCCGACGAACTGTGCCGCTACGCGGTCCTGTTCGGCGACCCGCAGCTCGCCCTGAGCGCCGTGGGCCGCGTCCTGGACGTCACCGCGGAGGAGGTGCGCGCGGCGGCCGAGGCGGCCCTGCGCCCCGACAACCGGGCGGTGCTGGTGTACGAGCCCATCGAGCCGGCCGACGAGGCCGACGGGTCCGACGAGGGCGCGACAGGCACCGAGGGCACCGACGCGCACGAGGGGGCGGACAAGTGA
- a CDS encoding M16 family metallopeptidase, which translates to MEYHPQPTPGTARPWAFPAPERGALPNGLTVLRCHRPGQQVVAVEIFLDAPLEAEPEGLDGVATIMSRALSEGTDKHSAEEYAAELERCGATLDAHADHPGVRVSLEVPASRLAKALGLVAEALRAPAFDGSEIERLVGNRLDEIPHEQANPSRRAAKQLSKELFPADARMSRPRLGTEETVRRIDERAVRAFFDAHVRPSTATAVIVGDLTGIDLDALLAETLGDWSGNAGQARPVPPITANDTGRVVIVDRPGAVQTQLLIGRIGADRHERVWPAQVLGTYCLGGTLTSRLDRVLREEKGYTYGVRAFAQVLRSSGPDSGGAAMLAISGSVDTESTGPALDDLWKVLRTLAAEGLTDAERETAVQNLVGVAPLKFETAASVASTLADQVEQHLPDDYQAHLYARLAETGTVEATAAVVSAFPVDRLVTVLVGDAAQIEEPVKALGIGEVSVVTG; encoded by the coding sequence ATGGAGTACCACCCGCAGCCCACGCCCGGCACGGCCCGCCCCTGGGCCTTCCCGGCGCCCGAGCGCGGCGCCCTGCCCAACGGGCTGACCGTGCTGCGCTGCCACCGCCCCGGCCAGCAGGTCGTCGCGGTGGAGATCTTCCTCGACGCGCCGCTGGAGGCCGAACCCGAGGGCCTGGACGGCGTGGCCACGATCATGTCGCGGGCGCTCTCCGAGGGCACCGACAAGCACAGCGCCGAAGAGTACGCCGCCGAGCTGGAGCGCTGCGGCGCCACGCTCGACGCGCACGCCGACCACCCCGGCGTCCGGGTCTCCCTGGAGGTCCCGGCCTCCCGGCTGGCCAAGGCCCTCGGGCTGGTCGCCGAGGCGCTGCGCGCCCCGGCCTTCGACGGGAGCGAGATCGAGCGCCTCGTCGGCAACCGCCTCGACGAGATCCCGCACGAGCAGGCCAACCCGTCCCGGCGCGCCGCCAAGCAGCTCTCCAAGGAGCTGTTCCCGGCCGACGCCCGGATGTCCCGCCCGCGCCTGGGCACCGAGGAGACGGTCCGGCGGATCGACGAGAGGGCCGTGCGCGCCTTCTTCGACGCCCACGTCCGCCCGTCCACCGCGACGGCCGTGATCGTCGGCGACCTGACCGGCATCGACCTGGACGCGCTGCTGGCGGAGACCCTCGGCGACTGGTCGGGCAACGCGGGCCAGGCCCGCCCGGTGCCGCCCATCACCGCGAACGACACCGGCCGCGTGGTCATCGTGGACCGGCCCGGCGCGGTCCAGACCCAGCTGCTGATCGGCCGCATCGGCGCCGACCGGCACGAGCGCGTGTGGCCCGCCCAGGTGCTCGGCACGTACTGCCTGGGCGGCACCCTCACCTCCCGGCTGGACCGGGTGCTGCGCGAGGAGAAGGGCTACACCTACGGGGTGCGGGCCTTCGCCCAGGTGCTGCGCTCCAGCGGCCCCGACTCGGGCGGCGCGGCCATGCTCGCGATCAGCGGCTCGGTGGACACGGAGTCCACCGGCCCGGCGCTGGACGACCTCTGGAAGGTCCTGCGGACGCTGGCCGCCGAGGGGCTGACCGACGCCGAGCGCGAGACGGCCGTACAGAACCTGGTGGGCGTCGCCCCGCTGAAGTTCGAGACCGCCGCCTCCGTCGCGAGCACGCTGGCCGACCAGGTCGAGCAGCACCTCCCCGACGACTACCAGGCCCACCTCTACGCCCGGCTCGCCGAGACGGGCACCGTGGAGGCGACCGCCGCCGTGGTCAGCGCCTTCCCGGTCGACCGGCTGGTCACGGTCCTCGTGGGGGACGCCGCGCAGATCGAGGAGCCCGTGAAGGCCCTCGGTATCGGAGAGGTGTCCGTCGTCACCGGCTGA
- a CDS encoding M23 family metallopeptidase yields the protein MAFTRATGKHRAPSRLTRRSAQAAGIAALATTGVLGSLASPALAADAEPAKAADTGLTQAVALDVTLAEQIDAQAHAQKQQADAIAKAKAKAAAEAREKAAKAKAKAEAERKAEARAKEVREEKARAARAAERARLNAFHLPVAGSHVTTGYNTGGSLWSSGSHSGVDFQAASGSSVVAVGAGTVVEAGWGGAYGNNIVLRMTDGTYTQYGHLSSIGVSVGQSVSSGQQIGLSGSTGNSTGPHLHFEARTSPDYGSDMDPVGYLRSHGLNV from the coding sequence ATGGCGTTCACCCGTGCCACCGGGAAGCACCGTGCCCCGAGCCGCCTCACGCGCCGGAGCGCCCAGGCCGCCGGAATCGCGGCCCTGGCCACCACCGGAGTCCTCGGCTCGCTGGCCTCCCCGGCCCTCGCCGCGGACGCCGAGCCGGCGAAGGCCGCCGACACCGGTCTCACCCAGGCCGTCGCCCTCGACGTGACCCTCGCCGAGCAGATAGACGCGCAGGCCCACGCCCAGAAGCAGCAGGCCGACGCGATCGCCAAGGCGAAGGCCAAGGCCGCCGCGGAGGCCCGCGAGAAGGCCGCCAAGGCCAAGGCGAAGGCGGAGGCCGAGCGCAAGGCCGAGGCCCGCGCCAAGGAGGTCCGCGAGGAGAAGGCCCGTGCCGCCCGCGCCGCCGAGCGCGCCCGGCTGAACGCCTTCCACCTCCCGGTCGCCGGCTCCCACGTCACCACCGGCTACAACACCGGCGGTTCGCTCTGGTCCTCCGGCAGCCACTCCGGGGTGGACTTCCAGGCCGCCTCCGGCAGCTCCGTCGTCGCCGTCGGCGCCGGCACGGTCGTCGAGGCCGGCTGGGGCGGCGCGTACGGCAACAACATCGTGCTCCGGATGACGGACGGCACGTACACCCAGTACGGCCACCTCTCCTCGATCGGCGTCTCCGTCGGCCAGAGCGTCTCCTCCGGCCAGCAGATCGGCCTCTCCGGTTCCACCGGCAACTCCACCGGCCCGCACCTGCACTTCGAGGCCCGCACCAGCCCCGACTACGGCTCCGACATGGACCCCGTCGGCTACCTGCGCTCCCACGGCCTGAACGTCTGA
- a CDS encoding GntR family transcriptional regulator produces the protein MRIPAHSVCTAIRDDIVSGVFERGGRLTEELLARRYGVSRVPVREALRTLESEGFVVTRRHAGACVAEPTAQEAADLLEMRTLLEPLGAARAAQRRTEAHLKVLRGLVRLGQERARRGEGEDLRSLGGWFHETLAQASGSPGLIALLTQLRHKIAWMYAVEQPARPVDAWAERGAIVDAVARGDAERARALTAQYAERAGGAHRLRRPYPPGRRTAPTARVSTSQHDVNTAGVRH, from the coding sequence ATGCGCATTCCCGCGCATTCGGTATGCACGGCCATCCGTGACGACATCGTCTCCGGTGTCTTCGAGCGCGGCGGCCGCCTCACCGAGGAGTTGCTGGCGCGCCGCTACGGGGTCTCCCGCGTCCCGGTCCGCGAGGCCCTGCGCACGCTGGAGTCCGAGGGCTTCGTGGTCACCCGCAGACACGCCGGCGCCTGTGTCGCCGAGCCCACCGCGCAGGAGGCGGCCGACCTCCTGGAGATGCGGACGCTCCTGGAGCCTCTGGGTGCGGCACGCGCCGCGCAGCGCCGCACGGAAGCCCACCTCAAGGTGCTCCGGGGCCTGGTCAGGCTGGGTCAGGAGCGGGCCCGCCGGGGCGAGGGCGAGGATCTGCGCTCACTGGGCGGCTGGTTCCACGAGACCCTCGCCCAGGCCTCCGGCAGCCCCGGACTCATCGCGCTGCTCACCCAGCTCCGCCACAAGATCGCCTGGATGTACGCGGTCGAGCAGCCGGCCCGCCCGGTCGACGCCTGGGCCGAGCGCGGCGCGATCGTGGACGCCGTGGCGCGCGGCGACGCGGAGCGGGCGAGGGCGCTGACCGCCCAGTACGCGGAACGCGCCGGCGGGGCCCACCGGCTGCGCCGCCCGTACCCGCCGGGGCGGCGCACCGCGCCGACCGCCCGTGTGAGCACTTCGCAACATGACGTAAACACCGCGGGTGTCCGCCATTAA
- a CDS encoding HPr family phosphocarrier protein — MAERRVNVGWAEGLHARPASIFVRAATASGVPVTIAKADGNPVNAASMLAVLGLGAQGGEEIVLASDADDAEAALDRLAKLVAEGLEELPETV, encoded by the coding sequence ATGGCTGAGCGCCGCGTAAACGTCGGTTGGGCCGAGGGCCTGCACGCCCGCCCCGCTTCCATCTTCGTCCGTGCCGCCACGGCTTCCGGCGTCCCCGTGACGATCGCCAAGGCCGACGGCAACCCGGTGAACGCCGCCTCCATGCTCGCCGTGCTCGGTCTGGGCGCGCAGGGCGGCGAGGAGATCGTGCTCGCGTCCGACGCGGACGACGCCGAGGCCGCTCTGGACCGGCTCGCGAAGCTGGTCGCCGAGGGCCTGGAAGAACTCCCCGAGACCGTCTGA
- a CDS encoding GNAT family N-acetyltransferase gives MEPTPEQSPHHAYPDHWEADVVLRDGGTARIRPITTDDAERLVSFYEQVSDESKYYRFFAPYPRLSDRDVHRFTHHDYVDRVGLAVTIGGEFIGTVRYDRIDDRGRPASAPADEAEVAFLVQDAHQGRGVASALLEHIAAVARERGIRRFAAEVLPANNKMIKVFRDGGYTQRRSFEDGSVHLTLDLEPTEKSLAVQRGREQRAEARSVQRLLAPGSVAVIGTGRTPGGVGRTVLRNLLSSGYTGRTYAVNRAFDEGLATLDGVPAHRSLGEIDEQVDLAVIAVPAHRVPEAVADCGEHGVQGLVVLSAGYAERGAEGRGLQRELVRQARSYGMRIIGPNAFGVINTAESVRLNASLAPESPARGRIGLFTQSGAIGIALLSGLHRRGAGLSSFISAGNRADVSGNDFLQYSFEDPDTDVALLYLESLGNPRKFTRLARRTAAVKPVVVVKGARHSGSTPPGHAVPVSRIPDATVSALMRQAGVIRVDTVTEMVDAGILLAGQPLPAGPRVAILGNSESLGLLTYDACLAEGLRPRPPIDLTTAASPQDFRDALAEALADGTCDAVIVTAIPWVGENGEAETGDGQVLAGALHKAVAGGSAKPVAVVHVEIGGLAEALAAASSTAAPRPRTVAPTADRPRAATTSPRTSATPEASPAPSTSPAPSADPATPEASPAPETATGPAPGRIPAYPAAERAVRALAEAVKYAQWRRQAAVPGKIPEFLDDTIDEPGAAALIEAQLATAPDPRGRPLTHDEARELLGRYGIAVRPTLPAPDPGAAVAAAARLGYPVALKTTAPHLRHRADLGGVRLDVADEEALRRAYGELTDLLGKPAELLPVVQAMAPRGVDTVVRASIDAAAGAVLSFGLAGAPSELLGDTAHRLVPATDRDAAELIRSIRAAPVLFGWRGSAPVDTAALEELLLRLSRLVDDHPEVVSVALEPVVVAPHGLTVLGASVRLAPPPARNDLGPRRLPNY, from the coding sequence ATGGAGCCCACGCCGGAGCAGAGTCCGCATCACGCGTACCCCGACCACTGGGAAGCGGACGTGGTGCTCCGCGACGGGGGCACCGCGCGCATCAGACCGATCACCACGGACGACGCCGAGCGACTGGTCAGCTTCTACGAGCAGGTGTCCGACGAGTCGAAGTACTACCGGTTCTTCGCCCCGTATCCGCGCCTATCCGACCGGGACGTGCACCGCTTCACCCATCACGACTACGTCGACCGGGTGGGACTGGCCGTCACGATCGGCGGCGAGTTCATCGGAACGGTCCGCTACGACCGCATCGACGACCGGGGCCGCCCCGCCTCCGCGCCCGCCGACGAGGCCGAGGTCGCCTTCCTCGTCCAGGACGCCCACCAGGGCCGGGGCGTCGCCTCGGCGCTGCTCGAACACATCGCTGCGGTCGCCCGCGAGCGCGGCATCCGGCGCTTCGCCGCCGAGGTGCTCCCCGCCAACAACAAGATGATCAAGGTGTTCCGGGACGGCGGCTACACCCAGCGCCGCAGCTTCGAGGACGGCTCCGTCCACCTCACCCTCGACCTCGAACCCACCGAGAAGTCGCTCGCCGTCCAGCGCGGCCGCGAACAGCGCGCCGAGGCCCGCTCGGTGCAGCGTCTGCTCGCCCCCGGCTCGGTCGCGGTCATCGGCACCGGCCGCACCCCCGGCGGCGTGGGCCGTACCGTCCTGCGCAACCTCCTCTCCTCCGGCTACACCGGCCGCACGTACGCGGTGAACCGCGCCTTCGACGAGGGTCTGGCCACCCTCGACGGCGTCCCCGCCCACCGCTCGCTCGGCGAGATCGACGAGCAGGTCGACCTCGCGGTCATCGCCGTCCCCGCCCACCGGGTCCCCGAAGCCGTCGCCGACTGCGGGGAGCACGGCGTCCAGGGGCTGGTCGTCCTTTCCGCCGGATACGCCGAGCGGGGCGCCGAGGGCCGCGGACTCCAGCGCGAGCTGGTCCGCCAGGCCCGCTCGTACGGCATGCGGATCATCGGCCCGAACGCCTTCGGCGTCATCAACACCGCCGAGTCCGTCCGGCTGAACGCCTCGCTCGCCCCCGAGTCGCCCGCCCGTGGCCGGATCGGCCTGTTCACCCAGTCCGGCGCGATCGGCATCGCCCTGCTCTCCGGCCTCCACCGGCGCGGCGCGGGCCTGTCCTCCTTCATCTCGGCGGGCAACCGGGCCGACGTCTCCGGCAACGACTTCCTCCAGTACTCCTTCGAGGACCCGGACACCGACGTCGCCCTGCTCTACCTCGAATCGCTCGGCAACCCCCGCAAGTTCACCCGCCTCGCCCGCCGCACCGCCGCCGTGAAGCCCGTCGTCGTGGTCAAGGGGGCCCGGCACAGCGGCTCCACCCCGCCCGGCCACGCCGTCCCGGTCAGCCGCATCCCCGACGCCACGGTCTCCGCGCTGATGCGCCAGGCCGGCGTCATCCGGGTCGACACCGTGACCGAGATGGTCGACGCCGGGATCCTGCTGGCGGGCCAGCCGCTCCCGGCCGGCCCCCGGGTCGCCATCCTCGGCAACTCCGAGTCCCTCGGCCTGCTGACGTACGACGCCTGCCTGGCCGAGGGGCTGCGCCCGCGCCCGCCGATCGACCTCACCACCGCCGCCTCCCCGCAGGACTTCCGGGACGCGCTGGCCGAGGCGCTGGCCGACGGGACCTGCGACGCCGTGATCGTCACCGCCATCCCGTGGGTGGGGGAGAACGGGGAGGCCGAGACCGGTGACGGCCAAGTGCTCGCCGGCGCCCTGCACAAGGCCGTGGCCGGGGGCTCGGCCAAGCCGGTGGCCGTCGTCCACGTCGAGATCGGCGGCCTCGCCGAGGCGCTGGCCGCCGCCTCCAGCACCGCCGCGCCACGCCCCCGCACGGTGGCGCCCACCGCCGACCGGCCCCGGGCGGCCACCACCTCCCCGCGGACAAGCGCCACCCCGGAAGCGAGCCCCGCCCCGAGCACGAGCCCCGCCCCGAGCGCCGACCCGGCCACCCCGGAAGCGAGCCCAGCCCCGGAGACCGCCACCGGCCCCGCCCCCGGCCGCATCCCCGCCTACCCCGCCGCCGAACGCGCCGTGCGGGCCCTCGCCGAGGCCGTGAAGTACGCCCAGTGGCGGCGCCAGGCGGCCGTGCCCGGCAAGATCCCCGAGTTCCTCGACGACACCATCGACGAGCCCGGGGCCGCCGCCCTGATCGAGGCACAGCTCGCCACCGCCCCCGACCCGCGCGGCCGCCCGCTCACCCACGACGAGGCCCGGGAGCTCCTCGGCCGCTACGGCATCGCGGTCCGCCCCACCCTGCCCGCCCCGGACCCCGGGGCCGCCGTCGCCGCGGCGGCCCGGCTCGGCTACCCGGTCGCCCTCAAGACCACCGCGCCCCACCTGCGCCACCGCGCCGACCTCGGCGGGGTCCGCCTCGACGTCGCCGACGAGGAGGCGCTGCGCCGGGCGTACGGAGAGCTGACCGACCTCCTCGGCAAGCCCGCCGAACTGCTCCCCGTCGTCCAGGCGATGGCCCCGCGCGGCGTGGACACCGTCGTCCGCGCCTCCATCGACGCCGCCGCCGGGGCCGTCCTCTCCTTCGGCCTCGCGGGCGCGCCCTCCGAACTGCTCGGCGACACCGCGCACCGGCTGGTCCCCGCCACCGACCGCGACGCGGCCGAGCTGATCCGGTCCATCAGGGCGGCCCCGGTGCTGTTCGGCTGGCGCGGTTCGGCCCCGGTCGACACGGCCGCGCTCGAAGAGCTGCTGCTGCGGCTGTCCCGGCTGGTCGACGACCACCCCGAGGTGGTCTCCGTCGCCCTCGAGCCCGTCGTCGTCGCCCCGCACGGACTGACCGTGCTCGGGGCGAGCGTCCGGCTCGCCCCGCCGCCCGCCCGGAACGACCTCGGCCCCCGCCGCCTTCCGAACTACTGA
- a CDS encoding DUF5998 family protein — protein sequence MAKTGTTTQGLRAAIERSGYYPALVAEAVEAAVGGEPVASYLVHQETTFDSNEVRRHVTVLVLTEHRFIVSHTDEQAADTSSPTPYATTSTESVKLERISSVVVSRVVANPEKYVPGTLPREVVLTIGWGAVSRIDLEPAACGDANCEADHGYTGSSTADDLSLRVSEAGDGPDAVRQTLAFAQSLSEATAATAATGR from the coding sequence ATGGCAAAGACCGGTACGACGACCCAGGGGCTGCGCGCGGCGATCGAGCGCAGCGGCTACTACCCGGCCCTCGTGGCCGAGGCGGTGGAGGCCGCCGTCGGCGGGGAGCCGGTCGCTTCGTACCTGGTGCACCAGGAGACCACGTTCGACTCCAACGAGGTGCGCCGCCATGTGACGGTCCTCGTCCTGACCGAGCACCGGTTCATCGTCAGCCACACCGACGAACAGGCCGCCGACACCAGCTCCCCGACGCCCTACGCCACCACCTCCACCGAGTCGGTGAAGCTGGAGCGGATCTCCTCCGTCGTGGTCAGCCGCGTCGTGGCCAACCCGGAGAAGTACGTCCCGGGCACCCTGCCCCGCGAGGTCGTCCTGACCATCGGCTGGGGCGCGGTCTCCCGGATCGACCTGGAGCCCGCCGCCTGCGGCGACGCCAACTGCGAGGCCGACCACGGCTACACCGGCAGCTCCACCGCCGACGACCTGAGCCTGCGGGTCAGCGAGGCCGGCGACGGCCCCGACGCCGTGCGCCAGACCCTCGCCTTCGCCCAGTCGCTCTCCGAGGCCACGGCCGCCACCGCGGCGACCGGCCGCTGA
- a CDS encoding alkaline phosphatase family protein, producing MAQPAWQDPVLLPLDTAPVPEYGSGSLADLLPTLAAGQEVPGFTAAIPELTPADRNCVFLIDGLGWEQIKAHPDEAPFLHSLLPTSRGGTGRPLTAGFPSTTATSLASVGTGLPPGEHGLPGYTARNPETGELMNQLRWKPWTAPKVWQPYPTVFQRADAAGVHTAQVSAPTFEQTPLTKVALSGGSFLGRLSGEDRMDVAAQRLAAGDRSLVYTYYSEVDGKGHRFGTDSDAWRGQLMYVDGLARRLAEQLPPRSALYITADHGMIDIPFDEQSRIDFDEDWELRAGVALLGGEGRARHVYAVPGAQADVLTVWREVLGEQFWVASRDEAIAAGWFGPTIDERVYGRIGDVVAAAHDDVIITASVNEPHESAMAGVHGSLTPVEQLVPLLEVRS from the coding sequence ATGGCCCAGCCCGCCTGGCAGGACCCCGTCCTGCTGCCCCTCGACACCGCCCCCGTCCCCGAGTACGGCAGCGGCTCGCTCGCGGACCTGCTGCCGACGCTCGCCGCCGGACAGGAGGTGCCCGGCTTCACGGCCGCGATCCCGGAGCTGACCCCGGCCGACCGCAACTGCGTCTTCCTGATCGACGGCCTTGGCTGGGAGCAGATCAAGGCCCACCCGGACGAGGCCCCCTTCCTGCACTCCCTCCTCCCCACCTCGCGCGGCGGCACCGGCCGCCCGCTCACCGCGGGCTTCCCCTCCACCACCGCCACCTCGCTCGCCTCGGTCGGCACGGGGCTGCCGCCCGGCGAGCACGGCCTTCCCGGCTACACCGCCCGCAACCCGGAGACCGGCGAGCTGATGAACCAGCTCCGCTGGAAGCCGTGGACCGCGCCGAAGGTCTGGCAGCCGTACCCCACGGTCTTCCAACGCGCCGACGCCGCGGGCGTGCACACCGCGCAGGTCTCCGCGCCGACGTTCGAGCAGACCCCCCTCACCAAGGTCGCGCTCAGCGGCGGCTCCTTCCTCGGCCGGCTCTCCGGCGAGGACCGGATGGACGTCGCCGCCCAGCGCCTGGCCGCGGGCGACCGCTCGCTCGTCTACACGTACTACAGCGAGGTCGACGGCAAGGGCCACCGCTTCGGCACCGACTCCGACGCCTGGCGCGGTCAGCTGATGTACGTCGACGGGCTCGCCCGACGCCTCGCCGAGCAGCTCCCGCCGCGCTCGGCGCTGTACATCACCGCCGACCACGGCATGATCGACATCCCCTTCGACGAGCAGTCCCGGATCGACTTCGACGAGGACTGGGAGCTGCGCGCCGGCGTCGCCCTCCTCGGCGGCGAGGGACGCGCCCGCCACGTCTACGCGGTGCCGGGCGCCCAGGCCGACGTCCTGACCGTCTGGCGCGAGGTGCTCGGCGAGCAGTTCTGGGTCGCGAGCCGGGACGAGGCCATCGCGGCCGGCTGGTTCGGTCCCACGATCGACGAGCGGGTGTACGGCCGGATCGGCGACGTGGTCGCCGCCGCCCACGACGACGTGATCATCACGGCCTCCGTCAACGAGCCGCACGAGTCGGCGATGGCGGGCGTACACGGCTCCCTGACCCCCGTGGAACAGCTCGTCCCCCTCCTCGAAGTACGCTCGTAA
- a CDS encoding thymidine kinase, translating into MPELVFFSGTMDCGKSTLALQIGHNRSARGLQGVIFTRDDRAGEGKLSSRLGLVTDAVEAEEGMDLYAHIVDRVSRGGRVDYVIVDEAQFLAPDQIDQLARVVDDLGLDVFAFGITTDFRTKLFPGSQRLIELADRIEALQVEALCWCGARATHNARTVDGEMVVEGAQVVVGDVNRQAGEVGYEVLCRRHHCRRMTSRSVHAGALSPDVLPVSSD; encoded by the coding sequence ATGCCCGAGCTGGTGTTCTTCTCCGGAACCATGGACTGCGGAAAGAGCACGCTGGCCCTGCAGATCGGTCACAACCGCTCGGCGCGCGGGCTCCAGGGAGTGATCTTCACCCGGGACGACCGCGCGGGGGAGGGCAAGCTCTCCTCCCGGCTCGGCCTGGTGACGGACGCCGTCGAGGCCGAGGAGGGCATGGACCTGTACGCGCACATCGTCGACCGGGTCAGCCGGGGCGGCCGGGTCGACTACGTGATCGTGGACGAGGCGCAGTTCCTCGCCCCGGACCAGATCGACCAACTGGCCCGCGTCGTCGACGACCTGGGGCTCGACGTCTTCGCCTTCGGCATCACCACGGACTTCCGCACCAAGCTGTTCCCGGGCTCCCAGCGGCTGATCGAGCTGGCCGACCGGATAGAGGCCCTCCAGGTCGAGGCGCTCTGCTGGTGCGGCGCCCGCGCCACGCACAACGCCCGCACGGTGGACGGCGAGATGGTCGTCGAAGGCGCCCAGGTCGTCGTCGGCGACGTCAACCGGCAGGCGGGCGAGGTCGGTTACGAGGTGCTGTGCCGCCGCCACCACTGCCGCCGCATGACGAGCCGTTCCGTCCACGCCGGCGCGCTCTCGCCGGACGTCCTGCCGGTGTCGTCGGACTGA